TGGTGAGAGCTTTAAGGCACTTAAATTGTTTTACAAAGATTGAGGGCAAATTTTTGTCCAGGGATGTTTTCCCCACCCATCTGCTGCTTAGGTTCACACAAAACATCTAACTGAAACACATTTTCAACATTCCATACTTAGAGACAAAAAGCTAAAAATCTGATCCTATGTATTCAACCTCTTATGATCCGAACAATGGTTAACAATCTTTCCGGGAAATAGGTTCTAAGAAGTaatggaaaacactttaaaaaacaaaaaacaaaaccaacaacccAAATATGTAAGATATCAATTTGAGTGGTTGATAAAAGTCTTTACCGAGTAAAAACAGCATGGTCCTTCTGATCTAACACAATGATAATATCGCCTGGCTCCAGTCCTGGTTCTTGGTCTCCTTCACCATGGAATGTTATCTTCTGGCCATCTTTCATGCCTAAAAACAAAACGTTAATTTTGTACTCTTATTAAATATCCAACTAACGTCAGAATCATAAAATCTATACATAGATGTTTGTTTATGCGTAAAAATCACAGAAATGACTAAGAAAGCCCACTTGAGTAGTTCAGTCCATTTGCTCCTGAAGAAAGGTATCACAGTGGAGAACACAAACTCTAGAGGCAGAGAGACCAGCCTTCAAATCTCAGCGCTGCTATTCACTGGCTGGATTACCCTGGGGAAGCAAGCTGCATATCCTTTCCAAGTTTCAACTTTCCCACAGACACCTACACCTCATTAGCAATGTTGAGAGTATTAACTAAACAGGTACATGCTGGTACTAAACCATGACTGGCAAACACTGGTTATAaccaaaaaatgttaattatttcaatttcattacttATAACACATCAAATTACTTCCATTAAAAGTCTAACAGCAATGTAAATCAAGACCCTTCTATtgtagtatttatatataaaactaaaaaaattttaaatctataatcttttcttgagataggatctggctctgttgcctaggctggagtgcagtggcataaacatggctcactgcagcctccatctcctgggctcaagtgatcctcccacctcaacctcccgagtagccaggaccacagaccagctaatttttggaaaaaaaaaaaaaaaaaaaaaaaaaaatttttttttttttttaagtagagatgggggttctcatgtcgctcaggctggtcttgaactactgggctcaagggatcctcctgcctcggcctcctatagtgttaggattacagacctgagccccTGTGCCTGAAAATCCGTATTTTTAAGAACTATTCAGTATAGTCCCCTTAAAAAAAGGGTaattacactttgggaggccgagtcaggaggATACCCTGAGGATGGCACCCTGGAGCACAGGAGTTTCAGACCTTGtctcatttaaattaaaacaaacaagcaaacaaaacaatcaGTGCTAGACACTCCCTTAGCCCATGTGGTCCATAAAATACGAGGAGAGGAGTATTTTCTAACAGGGCAAAaaacatgcttttttcttttttttttaactgagactTCCCTGCCCCTCACCTCTGACCCACATATTTTAGTTCAGTAAGGGTTTGGGCAACATCTCTTGGAACATAACTCATGTAAGAAAACCTGTGTTTGTAGAGTATTACACCAAAGCAGTTATCTCCTGATTATTTCCCGAGATCACTCTGGTTACCTAACAGAGCACCTTTTAGTATGGAAAATATTAATCCTGTATAAACAGAGCCAACAGTACAATGAATTCCTATATATCCATCCAATTTGGCTTCAGCAGTTACTAACTCATGACTAATATTTCATGTATTATACCCCTACGCATGCCCCCCCACATATACTTTCAAGCAAACTCCAACCATATCCATTAACCCACAAATACTTCAGTATGTACCTCTTAAATAAGGACTTAAAGCACTATCAGTATCATACACTGACAAAATTAAACAATCTGTCTTTAATCGTGTATTGAGGCAAAATAACTTGATATGCTAGGGAAGCAATTAAACTCAGCTAGGTTTTCCTGAATAAAGAGCAAGGGTAGGCATAGCACAAATGCCTTCACTTGCTATACAGTTAGGGCATTAATTTCAAGTTCTCACTTACAGTCCAttgttgataggttcttggaaattgctttaaataaaataacacataacAAGACCAATTTTTTCCCCTCAGCTGTGTTATAGTGACATGacattatttgaggacctgcATGACATTATTTGAGGTCATTCTGCTAGAAGTcccagtttccaagaacctatcaacaaCGTTAAGACCTACTCCATATGCTATTGGTATCAAGAACACCTCAAAGTATAAACCTTAGGCATGGGCCCACTAAGGGGGAACACAGATTTATTAAGTTCAACAACTGGCCAAGGAAACTTATTTTTACCTTTCAATGTACTACATTCTTGGGTGGAAAACCCTGGGGGTCAGAGAGGCCAGTATCATGAGTCACATGACAGAATCCTATTGCAACCACTTATGTTAATGTAGATTTGTATATTAATATGGAAATAAGTTCAAATATTAACAATTCCAGATTGGTATCATACCACAGTACAGTATAATAGTAGACCCATATATAAACAGCAAAATCTGAAAAAAGATTACCATAATGTTGACTCAAGTTTCCTTCTGGGGTTacatacatttcttaaaatttctgcAATGTATTGctgtaatacattttaaaatgtttttgcaaGTTGAcaagagtaaaatttaaaaattgacaaatcaaatcccaagaatacaaaaaaaaaggttatatagTTATTTCTAAATCTGGAGCCCAATAGGTAGGGAAGTGTCAagtctaaaaaaaggaaaagtagtctaaattatttcaaatcaATTAACGGACCATTTAAATATAATAGATGGGCAAGTAACCCAATTAAGTGGGCCAATATGCTTATTTAAACAAGtccaggccaggtatggtgacgcacacctgtaatcccagcattttaggaggccaaggcaggcagatcatttgaggtcaagagtttgagaccagcctaacatggtgaaaccccgtctctactaaaaatacaaaaaaattagccaggtgtggtggtgcacacctgtagtcccagctacctgggaagctgaggcaggagaatcgcttgaacctgggaggcggaggttagagtgagccaagatcacatcactgcactccagcctgggcaacagagcaagactctatctcagaaaaaaacaaaaacaaacaaaaaaaatgcccattagtttaaaaaaataaacatgaggcctggtgtggtagctcatgcctgtaatcccagcactctgggaggccgaggaaggtgatcacctgaggtcaggtgttcgagatcagcctggccaacatggtgaaaccctgtctctactaaaaatacaaaacattagcccgGCAtagtgctgggtgcctgtaatcccaggtacttgggaggctgaggcagaagaattgcttgaacctgggaggcagaggttgcaatgagctgagattgtgccattgcacactccagcctgggaaacgagcaaaactccatctccgaaaaaaacaaaaaaaccacgaATTTTAATGAGACCCAATTATTCACCTAACTCCCTTCTGAAATCCTTAAAAGTATGCCTATCCCTTGATCTATTAACTCCTAATTAAGAATGTgtacagccgggcacggtggctcacgcttgtaatcccagcactttgggaggccaaggtgggcggatcacgaagtcaggagatcgagaccacggtgaaaccccgtctctactaaaaatacaaaaaattagccgggcgtggtggtgggcgcctgtggtcccagctactcagagaggctgaggcaggagaatggtgtgaacccaggaggcggagcttgcagtgagccgagattgcgccactgcactccagcctgggcaacagagccagactccgtctcaaaaaaaaaaaaaaaaaaagaatgtgtacaattaattctaattttttaaaagatggaagaaCTATGGTTTAACAGAAGAGAATTAAGTTTGGAACACTATTCAATCATTTACAGGACCAATGATTTCAAAAGATGATCCTGTCATATTAAATAAGGAGAGTCCTAATATATTCTCTATTAGTAATATACCAATGTGCAAAATTATGTCTGGATGGAAGAACATTATTTACTAAGCTGCTAAGAGCTATTTCTGATTGATAGGATCATATATAACCTAattaagaatggtttttaaacaattataaaatgttaataataaatctGCTACAGCATTCAAGACTTCAGAATAAGTAGCTCAGAACTCACCTTTGTCAATATGAACTTCTAGAATCTTCTTCTCTCGAACTATCTTCCTTCCGTTGCAGCTTTTACATCTATCTTTAGGACTGATCCGCTCCCCATGGCCCTGGCACTCCATGCACACAGACTGAATTTGCTGAACCATTCCAGGTCCTATCTGATGAATTCTTATTTGCATTCCAGTACCTCGGCAATTGGGACAGCACTCTACTGCTCCTTTCTTACCTCCTctacctaaatttaaaaagaaaattaaataatatatgaattCGTAGTGTATACAGTAGTAAATGTTTTAAGAAGACAATTCCTAAATGctatacttttaatattttcgAAGTCTGATGGAATGCTACCCTCTGAATATACAACTGATGAGATCATTCTGAGTTTCATTCTTATTAGAACATACTTTATTTCCAATAAATAACTTTTACTTATTACAAAAAAGATACCAAACTAGCTTGATCCcaactgtatttaaaatatacacagaaaaaagtGCTGATATTTCTTTAGGTGACAGGTTTTCAGTTGGTTTTCTTCATATCTGCCCTCCCCTCCCAAATCTACGTAGTGTACATGAGTCAATTTTACATATCTAGGAAGTCTTAGCTCCATTTTCAGGTGTCATagtaaagatgtttaaaaaaaacaaaaaacaaaaaaccacaccgTACCTTCACATTTGTCACAAATCACATTCTTTTGCAGAGCCAGTTTTCTTGTTGCACCATTATATAAGTCTTCTAGGGTTACTGAGAGCTGATGTACAACATTTTTACCTAAAACAAAATACTTCTCGTTACAAATCTGTTTAAGATGCtggatcttatttatttttgctaaaggCACtataaagaatgtggcaaaggaTAATAAAAGATGAGCCTCACAGGGTACATCTGTTGACTACCTACTATACACACAGAATGTTCACATTATCACAGATGATCCTCAAACTGTGATGTAATCACAGATGAGGGAAAATCAGGTCAGAGATTAAATATTTGCCTAAGGGCACAGATGTGGCCATCTTGGAAATATGGTAAGCAAAAGCATTACCTTCAAAGTCACTTGAGAAAAAACAATGTTATTTAAAAGAGCACATTTCACAATAATCCAAACGTTCATTTCTGTCACAATATATTCTTTGAAGCTTTCACTTCGTACCGTATTGAGCAACGTGGCCAATTACTTCATCCAAAAATTCTGCAGCACAGTAAATTCTCATTAATCAAGATTGGCCAGGGAAGCTGATGTATTTATTGAGTCACCACAGAAGAGTATCAATTTctacttcttcctgatttagtagAAAACAGCCCATTTACTGCTGGCCCAGCACAGGTTGTTTTGAAGGCCAAATTTCTCATACCTTTTATAATAGCATTgcccaacagaactttctgcagtgataaatgttttatatctgtTCTGTCCAACGTAGCAGCCACCAATCACATGTGCTTATTGAGCATGTAAATGTGGCCATTTAGACTAAGAAAccgtatttttgtttttgtcttaaattAATGGAGCCACACATGGCCAGTGGCTACTAAGGAGTGCCTTACTTCACTTAAATCAGAATGGGAAATGGAAGGTCAAGATCTCATAAGGACATAAGGTTAGAAGTATGAAGTCACCTGCTAATAAGTTAATAAGTTCCTAGCTAGTGATCCTTCCACAAGGACTTATTCACAACAATATTATTGCCTTTCCACCAACTGAAAAAAGTTCTCAAACTTGTTTCTGTACAACATGcctaatatttttactttctaatcAAGCATGAAATACCATTAATTATGTCCTTTTGCTTATAGTTCCACCTTTAGTTTTGGCACACTAAAATCTAGCTGCCCTTATTTTGGACAGTGTTGAgtataaggaaggaaaaataaagcttcTAGAGCTTGATGAAGCGCATTTCCCTAAAAATAACCTCTCCATATGATCTAAAGCCACATAAAAGAGCTTGCCAATGTTAATGTGCAGGTCAGTTCTTTGCAAGGTAAGTGAAAAACCACCACTACTTTTTTGTGGACAAATTCTAACAATTTACTAATCAAGTCATTTGGATTGTGGACTTTCTCTTTAAGGAGTTTAAGTATCTTAATAAAAACATAATCCTTTCTTTGAAGATCTTTAGAGAAAAACTGAATAAACAATTTCCCAAATCTTTCCGAACCTTAAGCAGCTCAAAGTGAAACTTAATGGCTTGGCCATTCATTCTAAAACTGGTTCTGCTCATCAGCCCTTGCTTATATACACTGTACTGGGAATAAAGTGAGACTGATTCCTCTTGACTTGAACATTTTACTCCTATGAGCAGTATTTCTAGAGCCCACAGGCCACTTTCctgataaatatattaaatacataattttgacACAATAAAGCTGAAGCAAAATTAGATAGGTGGCAGGCAACGAGCCAGTTTTCAGCCCTGGCTCTGTTGGCTTGCTATATGAGCTTGAAAAAATTTTAGGTTTCTGAACTTTAACTTAGTCCCATTTGAAAAAGGCCACTGTACCTACCATCAAAGTCCTTTGGAGAGTGAGGGAGCACCAAATAAGATCTGTAAAAAGGGCTTGGAAAATTATATTGCTATatactttgtcctttttttttttttttttttttttgagacagagtcttgctgtgttgcccaggctggagtgtaatggtgcaatctcagctcactgcaacctccacctcccgggttcaagtgactctcctgcttcagcctcccgagtaactgagattacaggcacgcaccaccatgcttggctaatttttggatcttttttttttttttttttttttgtgacagagattcactcttgctgcccaggctggagtgcagtggcgtgacctccgttcactgcaacctccgcctctagggttcaagcgattctcctgcctcagcctccagaggagctgggattgcagatgcccaccaccatgcccagctaattctgtatttttgtagagatggggtttcaccatcttggccaggctggtcttgaactctgacctcaggtgatacacccacctcggcctcccaaagtgctgggattacaggcatgagccacagcacgcGGCCTGTTCTCATAATTTGTTTGATAATATCTAAGATTTTTGGAAGCAGTCGTTTGCTACCACTCTGTTGGCTTTTTAGGTCCcttaaatctcattttaaaaaaacgacaccactggccaggcatggtggttcacacctgtaatcccagcactctgggaggccaaggcaggtggatcacctgaggtttgcacttcaagaccagcgtgaccaacatggtgaaaccccatctctactaaaaatacaaaattatccgggtgtggtggtgcatgcctgtaatcccagctacttgggaggctgaggcaggagaatcgcttgaacccgggaggtggaggttgctatgagctgagaccacgccatggCTTTCCAGCCTGGCaataagagggaaactccgtctaaagaaaaaacaaaaaacaaaaaacacacacaacaaaaaaacacgaCACCATAAATCAGAGGCAGTTTGTGGTCAGTTTGCAACATTATACCAACATGTAAACAAGCATTTAAAATgggtgatttctcaaagatctgCTCTGACCAACAGCTAACTTTAGTTAGCTGCACAAAGACTAGATTCttacctctcctttctctctgcatccttcctcctcctccaaaaAACATATCAAAGATGTCCATGGGGGAGCCAAAACCGCCACCTGCTCCACCCTCTTTAATTGCCTGTTCTCCTCCTTTGTCATataattcccttttctttgcatcaGAGAGAACTTCATAAGCTTGAGAAATCTGTTTAAACTGTTTGAGAAAAGAGGagtgaatttcatttttttaaaaaaacaagtgttACCTAGCTAcattacacttgatcttagctaAAAAGGCCAAGAAGTGATCATAGTTACTATATTAGATACTCGATTTCAGGCCATAATAGAAATACTATACATCTGGCAAAGAACCATTCAGATATATTTAAGAGTAGATACTACTCACCTTCTCTCCTTCATTTGGATTCTTATCAGGATGGTACTTCAAGGCCAGTTTCCTATAAGCCTTTTTCAATTCTTCCTGAGTAGCATTGGGTTTGACTCCCAAAACATCGTAGTAAGTTGTTTCTTTCACCATCTTCTACTGcctgaaataagaaaatgcaaCTTTAACCGGCTTTCAACTGGtagtttttaattaataaaaatgagagcTAAGGCCGAGCAATCTCTTTGCCAAATCCGATTATAAGAACACCACCTTTCCTAAATTTCACCAAAAAGGTAACAATTCCTGCGATAATTCAGCTATAAACTCGAACGGACAAAACAAATAATCATTATCGGGAAATAATTCGAGAGCCGCCTTCTAGCAGCTGGTTCCCATTCTCCCACACCAAAGCTAATATACTAATATAACACAAC
The nucleotide sequence above comes from Nomascus leucogenys isolate Asia chromosome 8, Asia_NLE_v1, whole genome shotgun sequence. Encoded proteins:
- the DNAJA1 gene encoding dnaJ homolog subfamily A member 1 — its product is MVKETTYYDVLGVKPNATQEELKKAYRKLALKYHPDKNPNEGEKFKQISQAYEVLSDAKKRELYDKGGEQAIKEGGAGGGFGSPMDIFDMFFGGGGRMQRERRGKNVVHQLSVTLEDLYNGATRKLALQKNVICDKCEGRGGKKGAVECCPNCRGTGMQIRIHQIGPGMVQQIQSVCMECQGHGERISPKDRCKSCNGRKIVREKKILEVHIDKGMKDGQKITFHGEGDQEPGLEPGDIIIVLDQKDHAVFTRRGEDLFMCMDIQLVEALCGFQKPISTLDNRTIVITSHPGQIVKHGDIKCVLNEGMPIYRRPYEKGRLIIEFKVNFPENGFLSPDKLSLLEKLLPERKEVEETDEMDQVELVDFDPNQERRRHYNGEAYEDDEHHPRGGVQCQTS